From the Carya illinoinensis cultivar Pawnee chromosome 4, C.illinoinensisPawnee_v1, whole genome shotgun sequence genome, one window contains:
- the LOC122306703 gene encoding transmembrane protein 234 homolog — protein sequence MIGDVEKMVAVGLVWGATNAIMRRGALLWEQARESTSRPPPPETHPSKLHHKFLASLKNWLTLLSIWQYSVPFLINLSASATFFAILGQTPISLTVPVTNATTFAATALFGMLLGEKTRVGHALLGTGLIVLGVWLCIT from the coding sequence ATGATCGGAGACGTAGAGAAAATGGTCGCAGTGGGCCTCGTCTGGGGCGCCACCAACGCCATCATGCGCCGCGGTGCGCTCCTCTGGGAACAGGCCCGCGAATCTACTTCGAGACCACCTCCACCAGAAACCCACCCATCCAAGCTCCACCACAAATTCCTCGCTTCCCTCAAGAACTGGCTCACCCTCCTCTCGATCTGGCAGTATTCCGTCCCGTTCTTGATCAATCTCTCAGCCTCCGCTACTTTCTTCGCTATTCTGGGACAAACTCCCATCTCTCTAACTGTGCCTGTCACCAACGCCACGACGTTTGCCGCCACGGCCTTGTTCGGGATGCTGCTGGGGGAGAAGACGCGCGTCGGCCACGCTTTGCTTGGTACGGGTCTGATTGTTCTCGGTGTTTGGCTTTGTATTACGTGA
- the LOC122307996 gene encoding aldehyde oxidase GLOX1-like, whose protein sequence is MAALRLLSLLIMLPLFLAISAHSQFFYPHPSSGGGPGLQVHRKLREPKLPAGIPIPNTSAGKPSSTTHDHFKSPDQVDKNQENPASPETAFKGLWELFSNDSGANAMHINILPNSKVIMYDAIAFHMSTIKLPNGECIPFKDERSGFELQDCWAHAVEFDIDTAKIRPLKVEWDLWCSSGGLAADGTLVGTGGWLNGSRTVRYMRPCLDCDWKEYQTALADLRWYATQATLANGGFILVGGRRSFSYEYVPREGDSNSKAINFPFLNETTDLDENNLYPFVHLSTDGNVFIFANHRSVLLNTQTNTIVRELPVLDGGSRNYPASGMSALLPIKLHHVQNPELIPVEVIVCGGAKPEAYGLAQKGNFTQALQDCNRLQITNPDAKWIKETMPSSRVMGDMLILPNGDLLILNGAKIGTAAWYSADDPNFTPVLYSPDKPQDQRFMELAPATIPRMYHSASSLLPDGKVLVGGSNPNAGYNFTAKYPTEMRIEKFSPPYLDPALAIKRPEILVESSEASLLYGKMFSVQFKSNEALVTKEDIMVTMYAPPFTTHGFSMNQRLIELVHVDVVKVSGGSHQVNVTAPPTGMVAPPGFYLLFVVHRGLPSKGMWVQIK, encoded by the exons ATGGCGGCCTTGCGACTTCTATCCCTCTTGATCATGCTCCCTCTGTTTCTTGCAATTTCCGCCCACTCACAATTTTTCTACCCCCACCCTTCATCCGGAGGAGGACCGGGCCTGCAGGTTCATAGAAAGTTGAGGGAGCCAAAGCTTCCTGCAGGAATCCCAATCCCAAACACTTCAGCAGGAAAACCATCCAGTACTACTCATGATCACTTCAAATCTCCTGATCAGGTAGATAAGAATCAGGAAAATCCTGCTTCCCCCGAGACAGCTTTCAAAGGGTTGTGGGAGCTGTTTTCCAACGACTCAGGCGCCAACGCCATGCACATAAATATACTTCCGAACAGTAAGGTTATAATGTACGATGCCATTGCATTCCACATGTCAACGATTAAATTGCCAAACGGTGAATGCATTCCCTTCAAGGACGAAAGAAGTGGCTTTGAGTTACAAGACTGCTGGGCACATGCAGTTGAGTTTGATATTGACACAGCAAAAATAAGACCACTCAag GTTGAGTGGGATCTATGGTGCTCATCAGGAGGGCTTGCAGCCGATGGTACCTTGGTTGGGACTGGTGGTTGGTTAAATGGATCAAGAACTGTTAGATACATGCGCCCCTGCCTCGACTGTGATTGGAAAGAATACCAAACTGCACTGGCAGATCTaagatg GTACGCAACACAAGCAACCCTGGCCAATGGCGGTTTCATTCTTGTAGGAGGCCGAAGGTCATTCAGCTACGAGTACGTTCCGCGGGAAGGAGATTCCAATAGCAAAGCCAtcaattttccttttctcaACGAAACCACTGATTTGGACGAGAACAATCTCTACCCTTTCGTCCACCTTTCCACCGATGGAAATGTCTTCATATTCGCCAACCATCGCTCGGTTCTCCTCAACACACAGACCAACACGATTGTTCGCGAGCTCCCCGTCTTGGATGGCGGCTCCCGCAACTACCCGGCGTCTGGAATGTCCGCTCTCCTCCCTATAAAACTCCATCATGTGCAAAACCCTGAGCTCATCCCGGTCGAGGTTATCGTTTGTGGTGGTGCGAAGCCCGAGGCCTATGGTTTGGCCCAAAAGGGAAACTTCACGCAAGCCCTTCAAGACTGTAACAGGCTTCAGATCACAAACCCTGATGCCAAGTGGATTAAAGAAACCATGCCTTCAAGTCGTGTCATGGGCGACATGCTGATTCTACCCAACGGAGACCTTCTGATTCTCAATGGCGCAAAGATTGGTACGGCGGCTTGGTACTCCGCAGACGATCCGAACTTTACTCCAGTACTTTACAGTCCCGACAAGCCGCAAGACCAAAGATTTATGGAGCTTGCGCCCGCTACAATTCCCCGAATGTACCATTCAGCCTCGTCTCTGCTTCCTGATGGGAAAGTTTTAGTAGGAGGTAGCAATCCCAATGCGGGTTATAATTTCACAGCCAAGTACCCAACCGAGATGAGGATAGAGAAGTTCTCGCCGCCATACTTGGACCCCGCATTGGCTATAAAGAGGCCGGAGATCTTGGTCGAGTCCTCGGAAGCATCTTTGTTGTATGGAAAAATGTTCTCGGTGCAGTTTAAGAGTAATGAAGCGCTGGTGACTAAGGAAGACATCATGGTGACCATGTATGCACCGCCATTTACAACGCACGGCTTTTCCATGAATCAAAGACTGATTGAGCTGGTCCACGTTGATGTGGTCAAGGTTTCTGGTGGTAGCCACCAAGTTAACGTGACAGCGCCACCTACAGGGATGGTTGCTCCTCCGGGGTTCTACCTACTCTTTGTGGTCCATCGTGGGTTGCCGAGCAAGGGAATGTGGGTGCAAATCAAGTAG